One window of the Spirochaetota bacterium genome contains the following:
- the tatA gene encoding twin-arginine translocase TatA/TatE family subunit: protein MQLAIIPNVGPWELALILLIVLIIFGANKLPKIAKDLGSGIREFKKSISGEAEKKDDDTKESK from the coding sequence ATGCAGCTGGCCATTATACCCAATGTCGGTCCCTGGGAACTCGCTTTAATTCTCCTGATCGTCCTGATCATATTCGGCGCCAATAAACTGCCCAAAATCGCGAAAGACCTCGGCAGCGGTATCCGGGAGTTCAAAAAATCGATATCCGGTGAAGCGGAAAAAAAAGACGACGATACGAAGGAATCCAAGTAG
- a CDS encoding serine/threonine-protein phosphatase: MDSNVPGDIDELRNLSEDDREKLRQFNLISAEANLIRERDKILIRGLFRNFYNKKLNVGIGFQRAYGAVLSGDYFDLIYLPDGNYLFIFADMSGHGLPAYTTLVRFRSAITMSITDARKIYEHSGSVDKDFFVKNVTTKFTDIMEESNSHDFACVLFTFISNEEDKFHLTFYNRSMLFPIIVRKFQKDIVDVYDLNKEEKGWIPLKGNLLSSDVRLILGNSYLDCPSCTFTLYEGDSILYYSDGIIEAYNRELQSEEFGENRLIDILKENINLMPQLAVHELFAAVYQFMGRPELQKDDMTAVLIGFPPVRQ, encoded by the coding sequence ATGGACAGTAACGTACCCGGCGACATTGACGAGTTGCGGAACCTATCCGAGGATGATCGGGAGAAGCTGCGGCAGTTCAATTTGATCAGCGCCGAGGCCAACTTGATCCGTGAAAGGGACAAGATCCTCATACGGGGACTTTTCAGGAATTTCTACAACAAGAAGCTCAATGTCGGGATCGGGTTCCAGCGCGCCTACGGGGCGGTCCTCTCGGGCGATTATTTCGACCTCATCTACCTGCCTGACGGCAACTACCTGTTCATCTTTGCCGACATGAGCGGCCACGGGCTCCCTGCCTATACCACCCTGGTGAGATTCAGGTCGGCCATAACCATGTCGATCACCGACGCCAGGAAGATATACGAACATTCAGGGTCGGTGGACAAGGATTTCTTCGTGAAAAACGTCACCACCAAGTTCACGGACATCATGGAGGAATCCAATTCCCACGATTTTGCGTGCGTCCTCTTTACCTTCATATCCAACGAGGAAGACAAATTTCATCTCACGTTCTACAACCGGAGCATGCTTTTCCCCATCATAGTACGGAAGTTTCAGAAGGACATAGTCGACGTCTATGACCTGAACAAGGAGGAAAAAGGGTGGATTCCCCTCAAGGGGAACCTTCTCAGCAGCGATGTGCGGCTCATCCTGGGGAATTCATACCTCGACTGCCCTTCATGCACCTTCACCCTCTACGAGGGGGATTCGATACTCTATTACAGCGACGGCATCATCGAGGCATACAACAGGGAGTTGCAGTCCGAGGAGTTCGGCGAAAATAGATTAATTGATATCCTCAAGGAAAATATCAATCTTATGCCGCAGCTCGCGGTCCATGAGCTGTTCGCCGCTGTCTACCAGTTCATGGGACGCCCCGAGCTGCAGAAGGACGACATGACGGCGGTCCTGATCGGTTTTCCTCCGGTCCGCCAGTAA
- a CDS encoding aspartate-semialdehyde dehydrogenase: MKKYNVVILGATGAVGVEFRKILLERKFPIDKIKFLGLTTVGKEYDFGGRKVISEAVVEGCFKGYDIGLFSAGGDISKKVAKRAVEEGCIVVDNSSAWRMDPGVPLVVPEVNPHDVDWHKGIIANPNCSTIQMVVALKPIHDAARIKRIVVSTYQAVSGTGLKAIDECLIQTRDIVAGKEISQRKVYPHQIAFNVLPQIDVFLENGYTKEEMKMVNETKKIMGDDSINVTATTVRVPVLFGHSESVNIETEKKITPHDVRELLRKAPGITIVDNPTKSDYPLAINAAGKDDVFVGRIREDESIANGINMWVVSDNIRKGAALNAIQIAELLIQKGKL; the protein is encoded by the coding sequence ATGAAAAAGTACAATGTTGTCATACTCGGCGCAACCGGCGCAGTGGGTGTTGAATTCAGGAAGATACTGCTCGAGCGGAAATTCCCTATAGATAAAATAAAGTTCCTGGGCCTGACAACGGTGGGTAAGGAATACGACTTCGGCGGCAGGAAAGTCATCTCGGAGGCCGTTGTGGAAGGATGCTTCAAGGGATATGATATAGGCCTGTTCTCCGCCGGCGGAGATATCAGCAAGAAGGTGGCGAAGCGGGCGGTTGAAGAAGGCTGCATCGTGGTCGATAACAGCTCCGCGTGGCGGATGGATCCCGGCGTTCCCCTGGTCGTGCCTGAAGTGAATCCCCATGATGTCGATTGGCATAAGGGCATCATCGCCAACCCGAACTGCTCCACCATCCAGATGGTGGTTGCCCTCAAGCCGATTCACGACGCGGCCAGGATCAAGCGTATCGTGGTAAGCACCTACCAGGCCGTGTCCGGGACCGGTCTCAAGGCGATCGACGAGTGCCTGATCCAGACCAGGGACATCGTCGCCGGGAAAGAGATCTCCCAGCGGAAAGTCTACCCGCACCAGATCGCCTTCAATGTCCTTCCCCAGATAGACGTGTTCCTGGAGAACGGCTACACCAAGGAAGAGATGAAGATGGTCAACGAGACCAAGAAGATCATGGGAGACGATTCCATAAATGTCACGGCGACTACGGTCAGGGTCCCGGTCCTGTTCGGTCACTCCGAATCCGTTAACATCGAAACCGAGAAGAAGATCACGCCTCACGATGTGCGGGAGCTGCTGCGGAAGGCACCGGGGATCACGATAGTGGACAACCCCACTAAAAGCGATTACCCGCTGGCAATCAACGCCGCCGGCAAAGACGACGTGTTTGTCGGGCGCATTCGCGAGGATGAGTCGATCGCCAACGGTATAAACATGTGGGTCGTTTCCGATAATATCCGCAAGGGCGCGGCCCTCAACGCGATCCAGATCGCAGAATTGCTGATCCAGAAGGGGAAGCTGTAA
- a CDS encoding Lrp/AsnC family transcriptional regulator: MKPYKTDEIGEEILEILYKDAKAEIADIAKQVNIPEESVKKYIKKFESDKIILGYHTDINWQRIRLHDVKALIEVKVIPERKVGFDSVAEAIYRYPEVTSVYLLSGGYDLLVQVEGDNLREVALFVSEKLATINGVQSTVSHFLLKKYKEDGVILVDQGDSKRLPVS, encoded by the coding sequence ATGAAACCATACAAGACAGATGAAATCGGCGAAGAGATTCTCGAAATACTGTACAAGGATGCGAAAGCCGAGATCGCGGATATCGCCAAACAGGTGAATATCCCAGAAGAGAGCGTGAAAAAATATATAAAGAAATTCGAAAGCGATAAAATTATCCTCGGGTACCATACCGATATCAACTGGCAGCGGATCCGCCTCCACGATGTCAAGGCCCTTATCGAGGTTAAGGTGATCCCGGAGCGGAAAGTCGGGTTCGATTCCGTGGCTGAGGCAATTTACCGCTATCCGGAAGTTACCTCGGTCTATCTGCTCTCGGGAGGGTACGATCTCCTCGTGCAGGTGGAGGGAGACAATCTGCGGGAGGTGGCGCTTTTCGTTTCGGAGAAGCTGGCGACGATAAATGGAGTCCAATCCACAGTGTCCCACTTTTTACTGAAAAAATACAAGGAAGACGGCGTCATCCTTGTTGACCAGGGCGATTCCAAGCGCCTTCCGGTCTCGTAG
- a CDS encoding DUF342 domain-containing protein produces the protein MKKILFYFDPTVKKVLSEVESEGGEKKGVLSSPHNFVFTSEIVARIINIDNDDQIPTRLDPGYNYYTTQDYSSIKADSGIYFDEAAGAYKASEYGFVVLDGGKLRLISPLVISKDKLRAFFYVYPTKFGRVPSYADIEEIMHQYRILARIDQNRILEQLQSIDVNKPQLTKILIAQGKEPVNGHEEYYLPIIHLQKKAGELKSDGSIDFKEVGFIVEVKKGQDVLRRIPKAKAVDGYNVFGDKALGESEKKDGYNKGANLEPGKGDENIFVSSIDGCVDVDGRTISVLPIVHINGDINYETGNIDFDGSVHIGGSVLPGFSVKARGDVIIEKNVDDALIEAHGDITVKMGVVGKEHVKLVANGKVSAKYLLNAKVEAVGDIIVDDSIINCDVFSNSKITVVAKQGKIIGGKTTALYEIMVNVSGSPNETETHLRVGRNLFIEKELADIHKEITKWREAVNESIREIKGSFGETVFENPKEFIAKLPAVKQKKCLILLKELSNNNKELKSLIEQSKEVQDKLKLDREPYIIIKNKAYPNTIISVKKSIKRIDSPIDNVKYYEDPEEKIIRFSPAL, from the coding sequence ATGAAAAAAATTTTATTCTATTTTGACCCGACAGTCAAGAAGGTATTAAGCGAAGTTGAATCCGAGGGCGGTGAGAAAAAAGGGGTCCTTTCATCGCCGCATAATTTCGTCTTCACTTCCGAGATCGTCGCCAGGATTATCAATATAGATAATGACGACCAGATCCCGACCCGACTCGATCCGGGGTATAATTACTATACTACCCAGGATTATTCCTCCATTAAAGCGGATTCCGGCATTTATTTTGATGAAGCTGCCGGCGCCTACAAGGCTTCCGAGTACGGCTTCGTGGTGCTGGATGGAGGGAAATTACGGTTGATTTCCCCCCTTGTCATCAGCAAGGACAAGCTCAGGGCGTTTTTTTATGTGTATCCGACGAAATTCGGCAGGGTGCCTTCATATGCAGACATTGAAGAAATCATGCACCAGTACCGGATCCTTGCCCGCATCGATCAGAACAGGATACTGGAGCAGCTTCAGTCGATTGATGTCAACAAACCACAATTGACAAAGATACTCATTGCCCAGGGGAAAGAACCGGTCAACGGCCATGAGGAGTATTATCTGCCCATCATTCATTTACAGAAAAAGGCCGGCGAATTGAAATCGGACGGAAGCATCGATTTCAAGGAGGTCGGATTCATCGTTGAAGTCAAGAAGGGACAGGACGTGCTCCGCCGGATACCGAAGGCAAAGGCTGTCGACGGTTACAATGTATTCGGCGACAAGGCCCTGGGCGAAAGCGAGAAAAAGGACGGTTACAACAAGGGGGCCAATCTCGAGCCGGGGAAAGGCGATGAGAATATCTTCGTTTCGTCCATAGACGGGTGCGTCGATGTGGACGGCAGAACGATATCGGTGCTGCCCATTGTTCATATCAACGGCGACATCAATTACGAGACGGGAAACATAGATTTCGACGGGTCGGTCCACATCGGGGGATCGGTGCTGCCGGGCTTTTCGGTGAAGGCCCGCGGGGACGTCATCATAGAAAAGAACGTCGATGACGCCCTGATCGAAGCGCATGGCGATATTACGGTCAAGATGGGCGTCGTGGGCAAGGAGCACGTAAAGCTTGTCGCCAATGGCAAGGTGTCGGCCAAGTATCTGTTGAACGCCAAGGTTGAGGCGGTCGGCGACATCATCGTCGATGATTCGATCATCAATTGTGACGTGTTTTCCAATTCGAAGATCACCGTCGTCGCGAAACAGGGGAAGATTATTGGGGGAAAGACCACGGCGTTGTACGAGATCATGGTGAACGTGTCCGGCTCGCCCAATGAAACGGAAACCCACCTGAGGGTCGGAAGGAACCTTTTCATTGAAAAAGAGCTGGCGGACATACACAAGGAAATAACCAAGTGGCGCGAGGCCGTCAATGAGTCGATCAGGGAGATAAAGGGAAGCTTCGGAGAAACGGTATTTGAGAATCCCAAGGAGTTCATAGCCAAGCTTCCGGCGGTTAAGCAGAAGAAATGCCTGATTCTCCTCAAGGAGTTGAGCAATAACAACAAGGAATTAAAAAGCCTGATCGAACAGAGCAAGGAAGTCCAGGATAAGCTGAAACTGGATCGCGAGCCGTACATCATTATTAAAAACAAGGCCTATCCGAACACGATCATAAGCGTAAAAAAGAGCATCAAGCGGATCGATAGTCCCATCGATAACGTAAAATACTATGAGGATCCCGAAGAGAAGATAATCCGCTTCAGCCCTGCTTTGTAA
- a CDS encoding endonuclease, with protein MNNIRTVYKRLLAFHGPQGWWPIVNESTLRSEYHLGAPRDGSDFFEISIGAILTQNIAWKNVDTALAALKSRGMLDPQSLRNLKLITLAKIIRPTGYYNQKAKKIRNFLDFYKRYDYDHRALGRCNIHDLRKGLLSVNGIGPETADSILLYALNMKIFVVDAYTRRIFTRLGVLTGKETYHEIQDLFHREFKGSVPEYNEYHALIVAHGKNYCKKKPLCDLCCIASLCEKKY; from the coding sequence ATGAATAACATTCGAACCGTTTATAAACGGCTCCTCGCGTTCCATGGCCCCCAGGGATGGTGGCCCATCGTCAATGAATCGACCCTCCGGAGCGAGTACCACCTCGGCGCCCCCCGCGATGGGAGCGACTTTTTCGAGATATCCATAGGCGCGATTCTCACGCAGAACATAGCCTGGAAAAACGTTGATACCGCCCTGGCGGCATTGAAAAGCCGAGGCATGCTGGACCCGCAATCTCTGCGAAATCTGAAACTTATAACCCTTGCTAAGATCATCAGGCCTACGGGTTATTACAACCAGAAGGCGAAAAAGATCAGGAACTTTCTGGACTTCTACAAACGATATGATTATGATCACCGGGCCCTGGGCCGTTGTAACATCCATGACCTGAGAAAAGGGCTGCTTTCCGTCAACGGCATCGGGCCTGAAACGGCGGACTCGATCCTCCTGTATGCCCTGAACATGAAAATCTTCGTCGTCGACGCCTATACCAGGCGGATATTCACCCGCCTCGGAGTCTTGACCGGCAAGGAAACCTACCACGAGATCCAGGACCTGTTTCACCGGGAATTCAAGGGGAGTGTCCCTGAATATAACGAATACCATGCCCTTATCGTGGCCCACGGAAAGAATTACTGCAAAAAGAAGCCCCTCTGCGACTTATGCTGTATTGCTTCATTGTGTGAGAAGAAGTATTAA
- the yhbY gene encoding ribosome assembly RNA-binding protein YhbY: MNPLNGEQKRRLKSMAHHLKPVIMIGKNGLTAALLDAVNKALDDHELIKIKFIDFKDEKGDIIREITHTTASEQIAVIGNIAIIFRQNKNAEKRRIVV; encoded by the coding sequence ATGAACCCACTCAATGGCGAACAAAAACGCCGGTTAAAATCCATGGCGCACCACCTGAAGCCGGTGATCATGATAGGCAAAAACGGATTAACGGCGGCTCTCCTCGACGCCGTGAACAAGGCGCTGGATGATCACGAGCTCATAAAGATCAAGTTCATTGATTTCAAGGATGAGAAGGGGGACATCATCCGTGAAATCACGCACACAACCGCCTCTGAACAGATAGCGGTCATAGGGAATATCGCCATTATTTTCAGGCAAAACAAGAATGCGGAAAAGAGACGAATTGTCGTTTAG
- the pgi gene encoding glucose-6-phosphate isomerase encodes MNRKKLTDMNEWKALESHYKEIREISLKSLFDSDAGRAEKFTIIEDDILFDYSKHRITGKTINLLLALAEACDLKGEIERMFRGEAINATEDRAVLHTALRNLSGAPVMVDGKDVMPGIRAVLDKMKDFSERVRDGRWKGFTGKPMRNIVNIGIGGSDLGPSMATEALRFYSQRDLRSYFVSNIDGTHIMETLRACDPAETLFIVASKTFTTQETMTNAETARKWIVERLSSEKAIPRHFVALSTNAAAVSDFGIDAENMFEFWDWVGGRYSLASAIGLSLMIAIGPEHFMSLLGGFHTVDNHFRSAPFERNIPVIMALLGIWYGNFFGAETLAVLPYDQYLHRFPAYLQQADMESNGKSVDREGRRVDYMTGPVIWGEPGTNGQHAFYQLIHQGTRLAPADFIGFARPLHEAGDHHRKLVANLFAQTEALAFGKTAGDLRGEGVTEALIPYRTFEGNRPTSTIMAERLTPSALGKLIALYEHKIFVQGVIWDIYSFDQWGVELGKALAKNILPELATGYAGELRHDGSTNALIRYYRNKQPDGQ; translated from the coding sequence ATGAACAGAAAAAAATTGACTGACATGAATGAATGGAAGGCCCTGGAGAGCCATTATAAGGAGATCAGGGAAATCTCCCTGAAATCGCTCTTCGACTCGGATGCCGGGAGGGCGGAAAAATTCACCATCATCGAAGATGATATCCTCTTTGATTACTCGAAACATCGCATTACCGGAAAGACTATTAACCTGCTTTTAGCCCTCGCCGAAGCCTGCGATCTGAAGGGTGAGATCGAGCGGATGTTCCGTGGCGAAGCAATTAATGCCACTGAGGACCGCGCCGTGCTCCATACGGCCCTGCGGAACCTGTCCGGAGCCCCCGTCATGGTCGACGGAAAGGACGTCATGCCTGGGATCAGGGCGGTACTGGATAAAATGAAGGATTTTTCAGAACGTGTCCGTGACGGCAGGTGGAAGGGCTTTACCGGCAAGCCGATGAGGAACATCGTCAATATCGGCATCGGAGGCTCCGACCTGGGGCCCTCCATGGCTACCGAGGCGTTGAGGTTTTATTCTCAGCGGGACCTCCGGTCGTATTTCGTATCAAATATTGACGGTACCCACATCATGGAGACCCTCCGCGCCTGTGACCCGGCCGAAACGCTCTTCATAGTCGCGTCCAAGACCTTCACCACCCAGGAGACCATGACCAACGCCGAAACCGCCAGGAAATGGATCGTGGAGCGATTATCATCCGAAAAGGCGATCCCCCGTCATTTCGTGGCGCTGTCGACCAACGCAGCTGCCGTGTCCGACTTCGGCATCGACGCAGAGAACATGTTCGAGTTCTGGGACTGGGTCGGGGGGCGTTATTCCCTGGCCTCGGCGATCGGCCTTTCCCTGATGATCGCCATCGGCCCAGAACACTTCATGTCGCTCCTGGGGGGCTTCCATACCGTGGATAATCATTTCAGGAGCGCGCCCTTCGAGCGGAACATCCCGGTCATCATGGCCCTGCTGGGAATATGGTACGGCAACTTCTTCGGAGCGGAGACCCTCGCGGTTTTGCCCTATGATCAGTACCTTCACAGGTTTCCCGCGTATCTTCAGCAGGCTGACATGGAATCGAACGGGAAGAGCGTCGACCGCGAGGGGAGAAGGGTGGATTACATGACCGGCCCGGTCATATGGGGAGAACCGGGCACCAACGGCCAGCACGCTTTTTACCAGCTGATCCACCAGGGAACCAGGCTTGCGCCGGCCGACTTCATAGGTTTCGCCCGGCCGCTCCATGAAGCCGGCGACCATCACCGGAAGCTCGTGGCCAACCTGTTCGCTCAGACCGAGGCCCTGGCCTTCGGCAAGACGGCGGGGGATCTGCGGGGAGAGGGCGTCACGGAGGCCCTTATACCGTACCGCACCTTTGAAGGAAACCGGCCGACCAGCACCATCATGGCTGAACGGCTGACCCCCTCGGCGCTCGGGAAGCTCATCGCCCTGTACGAGCACAAGATTTTCGTCCAGGGCGTCATTTGGGACATCTACTCTTTCGACCAGTGGGGCGTCGAGCTCGGCAAGGCGCTGGCGAAGAATATCCTGCCGGAGCTGGCTACGGGGTATGCGGGCGAATTGCGTCATGACGGCTCCACGAACGCTCTCATACGCTATTACAGGAACAAGCAGCCCGATGGACAGTAA
- a CDS encoding NAD(P)-dependent oxidoreductase: MILILNPTHNRHSPGPSIHAVLQELSSSFMVSMSDGDFASRDSLLGLLREYRPKIAINCIEYDDCDAAEYERERAYAINGFSLKNLSDLCREQDVMLIHLSTSLVFNGSGPTPCGEDDDPCPDTVYGDSKLLGERFIAQSGCRHLIIRVTDMFGEHIPFFSGRLAAMDGDSSLRVIRGQVVAPAYSADLARAVLELAGRGCEGLYHFSQGSPVATADFMARAAELFLRHGVTDKKYAVEAIEKEDFLAPCDRPDYNVLDAGKLARAAGGHIRSWDGALEEYVAKNVTSIVLS; encoded by the coding sequence ATGATTTTAATCCTCAATCCTACCCATAACCGCCATTCCCCGGGACCATCCATACACGCAGTTCTGCAGGAATTGTCATCGTCGTTCATGGTCTCCATGAGCGACGGGGATTTCGCCAGCCGCGATTCACTTCTCGGTCTCCTTCGGGAGTACCGGCCGAAAATAGCGATCAATTGCATCGAATACGACGATTGTGACGCGGCGGAATATGAGCGGGAACGTGCCTATGCCATAAACGGCTTCTCTCTGAAAAACCTGTCGGACCTGTGCCGGGAACAGGATGTCATGCTGATTCACCTGAGCACATCCCTTGTCTTTAACGGGTCCGGTCCAACTCCCTGCGGGGAGGACGATGATCCCTGCCCGGATACGGTGTACGGCGATTCTAAGCTCCTGGGCGAGCGGTTTATAGCGCAATCCGGTTGCCGTCACCTGATCATACGCGTCACGGACATGTTCGGAGAGCATATCCCCTTTTTCAGCGGGCGGCTGGCAGCCATGGACGGCGATAGCTCTCTCCGGGTGATCCGGGGGCAGGTTGTCGCGCCAGCCTATTCCGCCGACCTGGCCAGGGCGGTACTGGAGCTGGCAGGCAGGGGGTGCGAAGGGCTGTACCATTTTTCACAGGGAAGTCCCGTTGCTACCGCGGACTTCATGGCACGGGCGGCGGAGCTTTTTTTACGGCATGGCGTCACGGATAAAAAATATGCTGTTGAGGCTATCGAAAAAGAGGATTTTCTTGCGCCCTGCGATCGGCCCGACTATAATGTCCTCGATGCCGGTAAACTGGCCCGGGCCGCCGGGGGCCATATCCGGTCATGGGATGGGGCGCTGGAAGAGTATGTCGCGAAGAACGTGACCTCGATTGTTCTATCATGA
- a CDS encoding citrate synthase — protein sequence MEKLTILNDYLTPQIIKDKDVKLGLRNPDGTGVVVGITTKGRVDGYRKVQPGGDKKSYEVKAIPGKLFYCGYDVEKIVKTMEKTKRFGYEEVAYLLLAGELPNAADLKKFTEELGRRRTLSKVERQIIMGEVQNDNQMYALHSVLSHLGRCDEEADSTDIPNVCRQSINLIAKFPTIVASNYNVLRYSKGFDLKILRPKPEYSIAQNFLYLLLGEKPDDEDAHIFDIALILHAEHGGGNNSTFTVRSVSSSGANTYMAIAAGIASLSGHLHGGANESVKLMMKDLKKSIRDWQSEREIKAYLTKILDKKAGDRSGKIYGFGHAVYTISDPRALILKEYAREMAMKRDYHDEYLLYESVERIASSLLNSRGKKVVSANVDYYSGFVYEMLGIPMELYTPIFAMARVVGWCAHRIEQIMQGKILRPAYMQVYTDEKKYRDLKARK from the coding sequence ATAGAAAAACTTACCATACTGAATGATTATCTCACACCTCAGATTATCAAGGATAAGGATGTCAAGCTCGGCCTCAGGAACCCTGACGGAACGGGTGTCGTGGTCGGCATAACCACCAAGGGGCGGGTTGACGGATACCGGAAGGTGCAGCCGGGCGGCGACAAAAAGAGCTATGAAGTCAAGGCGATCCCCGGGAAGCTTTTCTACTGCGGATATGATGTCGAGAAGATAGTCAAGACGATGGAAAAGACAAAGCGCTTCGGCTACGAGGAAGTGGCATACCTTCTCCTGGCCGGGGAATTGCCGAATGCGGCCGATCTGAAAAAATTCACCGAGGAGCTGGGCAGGCGCAGGACCCTTTCAAAGGTGGAGCGGCAGATCATCATGGGAGAGGTGCAGAACGACAACCAGATGTACGCCCTGCACAGCGTTCTCTCGCACCTGGGCCGCTGCGACGAGGAGGCGGATTCCACCGATATCCCCAACGTGTGCCGGCAGAGCATCAACCTGATAGCAAAGTTCCCCACCATAGTCGCGTCAAATTATAATGTGCTGCGGTACAGCAAGGGCTTTGACCTGAAGATCCTGCGTCCCAAGCCGGAGTATTCCATAGCCCAGAACTTTCTTTATCTTCTCCTCGGCGAAAAACCCGATGACGAGGACGCCCATATCTTCGATATCGCCCTGATCCTCCACGCCGAGCATGGAGGCGGTAATAATTCCACCTTCACGGTGCGGTCCGTATCGTCCAGCGGCGCCAATACCTACATGGCTATCGCCGCCGGTATCGCGTCCCTGTCGGGCCACCTCCACGGGGGCGCCAACGAATCGGTCAAGCTGATGATGAAAGACCTGAAAAAATCCATAAGAGACTGGCAAAGCGAGAGGGAGATCAAGGCCTATCTGACGAAGATCCTGGATAAGAAGGCCGGGGACCGGTCCGGAAAGATATACGGGTTCGGGCACGCGGTGTATACCATTTCCGATCCGCGGGCCCTCATCCTCAAGGAATACGCCAGGGAGATGGCGATGAAGCGGGACTACCATGACGAGTATCTCCTGTATGAAAGCGTGGAGAGAATCGCGTCGTCGCTGCTGAACAGCAGGGGCAAGAAAGTCGTCAGCGCCAATGTCGATTATTATTCAGGATTCGTATACGAGATGCTGGGAATCCCCATGGAGCTCTACACGCCGATATTCGCCATGGCCAGGGTCGTCGGGTGGTGCGCCCACCGCATAGAGCAGATCATGCAGGGTAAAATCCTCCGGCCCGCATATATGCAGGTCTACACTGACGAGAAGAAATACAGGGACCTTAAGGCCCGGAAGTAG